One genomic region from Solwaraspora sp. WMMD792 encodes:
- a CDS encoding MOSC N-terminal beta barrel domain-containing protein has translation MTGVRVAALHTYPVKGCRRLDHDDAQVEPWGLAGDRRWMIIDPDGVGITQREAPALVHIRPQPVAGGLTLHTAGRPTPDVPPPVAPTLDVCAPVAGPPVQVRVFRAKAPVPARLAEATAHAWISAVIGRPARLAWLADPTVRAVNPDHSRPGDTVSFADGYPVLLTNAASLDAVNDWLVESGDPAAPLPMHRFRPNVVISGAPAWAEDGWLGRRIRIGDVTFRVAKACTRCVVTTTDQDTGERGQQPLRILARHHRGPKGVLFGMNIIPDGTGRVTVGDNVVVAAGPDS, from the coding sequence GTGACCGGCGTACGAGTCGCCGCCCTCCACACGTACCCGGTCAAGGGGTGTCGCCGCCTCGACCACGACGATGCCCAGGTCGAGCCCTGGGGCCTGGCCGGGGACCGACGCTGGATGATCATCGACCCGGACGGAGTCGGCATCACCCAGCGGGAGGCCCCGGCCCTGGTCCACATCCGCCCCCAGCCCGTCGCCGGTGGACTCACCCTGCACACCGCCGGCCGGCCGACACCGGACGTCCCCCCACCGGTCGCGCCCACACTGGATGTTTGCGCACCGGTCGCCGGCCCGCCGGTGCAGGTCCGCGTCTTCCGGGCCAAGGCCCCGGTGCCGGCCCGGCTCGCCGAAGCCACCGCACACGCCTGGATCAGTGCGGTCATCGGCCGACCGGCCCGACTGGCCTGGCTGGCCGACCCGACGGTACGGGCGGTCAACCCCGACCACAGCCGTCCCGGTGACACGGTCAGCTTCGCCGACGGCTACCCGGTGCTGCTGACCAACGCGGCCTCCCTCGACGCGGTCAACGACTGGCTCGTCGAGTCGGGCGACCCGGCCGCGCCGTTGCCGATGCACCGGTTCCGCCCCAACGTGGTGATCAGTGGAGCGCCGGCCTGGGCCGAGGACGGGTGGCTGGGGCGTCGGATCCGGATCGGCGACGTCACCTTCCGGGTGGCCAAGGCCTGCACCCGCTGCGTCGTCACCACGACCGACCAGGACACCGGCGAACGCGGCCAACAGCCGCTGCGGATCCTCGCCCGACATCACCGTGGGCCGAAGGGCGTCCTGTTCGGGATGAACATCATTCCGGACGGCACCGGACGAGTCACCGTCGGCGACAACGTGGTGGTTGCGGCCGGTCCCGACTCTTAG
- a CDS encoding MauE/DoxX family redox-associated membrane protein, which produces MRVRPWIGAAVRLGLAAVWLFAGGSKVTDLAGSGRAVNAYQVFPYDLAMVIGAALPFVELALGVLLLIGLATRLCAVVSAGLLVVFIAGITSAWVRGLRIDCGCFGVGGELAAGQTPAYGPEIARDLAFLALAGFLVWWPRTALSTDSWVNSNR; this is translated from the coding sequence ATGAGGGTACGACCCTGGATCGGTGCCGCCGTCCGCCTCGGGCTGGCCGCCGTCTGGTTGTTCGCCGGCGGATCGAAGGTCACCGACCTGGCCGGGTCCGGCCGGGCGGTCAACGCCTACCAGGTCTTTCCGTACGACCTGGCGATGGTGATCGGCGCCGCGCTGCCCTTCGTCGAACTGGCGCTCGGGGTGCTGCTGCTGATCGGGCTGGCCACCCGGCTCTGCGCGGTCGTCTCAGCCGGCTTGCTGGTCGTCTTCATCGCCGGCATCACCTCCGCGTGGGTGCGCGGGCTGCGGATCGACTGCGGCTGCTTCGGCGTCGGCGGTGAACTGGCCGCCGGGCAGACCCCCGCGTACGGCCCGGAGATCGCCCGCGACCTTGCGTTCCTGGCGCTCGCCGGGTTCCTGGTGTGGTGGCCGCGCACGGCACTGTCGACAGATTCGTGGGTAAACAGCAACAGATAG
- the bcp gene encoding thioredoxin-dependent thiol peroxidase — MTSAATGGPVRLAPGDSAPEFTLPTDSGDQLSLKELRGRNVVLYAYPSAMTPGCTKQACDFRDSLAGLQAAGYEVVGISPDKPEKLAKFRERDGLTFPLVSDPDKTVLTAYGAYGEKQLYGRTVTGVIRSTFVIDADGRITRALYNVKATGHVAKLRRDLGLD; from the coding sequence ATGACCTCAGCTGCCACCGGCGGGCCGGTCCGCCTCGCGCCAGGCGATTCCGCCCCGGAGTTCACCCTGCCGACCGACAGTGGCGACCAGTTGTCCCTCAAGGAGCTACGCGGGCGCAACGTGGTGCTGTACGCGTACCCCTCGGCGATGACCCCGGGCTGCACGAAGCAGGCATGTGATTTCCGCGACTCGCTCGCCGGACTGCAGGCCGCCGGCTACGAGGTGGTCGGCATCTCTCCCGACAAACCGGAGAAACTCGCCAAGTTCCGCGAGCGCGACGGGCTCACCTTCCCGCTGGTGTCCGACCCGGACAAGACCGTGCTCACCGCGTACGGCGCCTACGGCGAGAAGCAGCTGTACGGCAGGACGGTCACCGGGGTGATCCGGTCGACCTTCGTGATCGACGCCGACGGGCGGATCACCAGGGCGCTGTACAACGTCAAGGCCACCGGCCACGTCGCCAAGCTCCGCCGCGACCTCGGCCTCGACTGA
- the cbiQ gene encoding cobalt ECF transporter T component CbiQ, which produces MGAGHTQLLHLERDSPVHRLPPETKIAAMLAFTLVVVATPRERLWAFGGYLLLVVAVAVVARVPAGWLARRSLIEVPFVAFAFALPLLAGGERIPVAGLSLSVEGLYGGWNILAKATLGVLASLLLAATTTSRDLLVGLDRLRCPSIVTQIATFMLRYVDVLVDEARRMRIARISRGDDPRFLWQVRGFAAGVGALFLRAFERGERVYLAMISRGYTGRMPVAWQATGGATVGQWMLAASVPVTAATIAAVAVLSR; this is translated from the coding sequence GTGGGAGCCGGGCACACACAACTGCTGCACCTGGAGCGGGACAGCCCGGTGCACCGGCTCCCGCCGGAGACGAAGATCGCCGCGATGCTGGCGTTCACCCTGGTGGTGGTGGCGACCCCGCGCGAGCGGCTGTGGGCCTTCGGCGGCTATCTGCTGCTGGTCGTGGCGGTCGCCGTCGTCGCCCGGGTGCCGGCCGGCTGGCTGGCCCGGCGGTCGCTGATCGAGGTCCCGTTCGTGGCCTTCGCGTTCGCGTTGCCGTTGCTGGCCGGCGGTGAACGGATCCCGGTCGCCGGTCTGAGCCTGTCCGTCGAAGGCCTCTACGGCGGCTGGAACATCCTGGCCAAGGCCACCCTCGGGGTGCTCGCGTCGCTACTGCTGGCGGCCACCACCACCAGCCGTGACCTGCTGGTCGGGCTGGACCGGCTGCGCTGCCCGTCGATCGTCACCCAGATCGCCACGTTCATGCTGCGCTACGTCGACGTGCTGGTCGACGAGGCCCGGCGGATGCGGATCGCCCGGATCTCCCGGGGTGACGACCCGCGTTTCCTCTGGCAAGTACGCGGTTTCGCAGCCGGCGTCGGTGCGTTGTTCCTCCGGGCGTTCGAGCGCGGCGAGCGGGTGTACCTGGCGATGATCTCCCGCGGTTACACCGGTCGGATGCCGGTCGCCTGGCAGGCCACCGGCGGTGCCACGGTCGGCCAGTGGATGCTGGCCGCGTCGGTGCCGGTGACGGCGGCTACCATCGCCGCCGTGGCGGTGTTGTCGCGGTGA
- a CDS encoding thioredoxin domain-containing protein — MSRRVEQKKAARVVREQLARERRRQRAIWTSVAAVVALVLAGMIGWAVYQTQRGGEYTAPPGAVADDSGIPIGDGPVTVDLYADFLCPACRQFEQQVGPTLDQLVEDGRITLVFHPVAILDRLSDDAYSTRASAASGCAAAGGKFEEYAAALYEQQPAEGGPGLSEEQLIAIGGEVGLDTGSFGQCVRDDTYAGWPAHVTEQAGRAGVSGTPTVMVDGETVASSAEAITAAVDAAG; from the coding sequence ATGAGCCGGCGAGTGGAGCAGAAGAAGGCAGCCCGGGTGGTCCGCGAACAGCTGGCCCGGGAGCGGCGGCGCCAGCGCGCCATCTGGACGTCGGTGGCGGCCGTGGTGGCGCTGGTCCTCGCCGGCATGATCGGCTGGGCCGTCTACCAGACCCAGCGCGGCGGCGAGTACACCGCGCCGCCCGGTGCGGTCGCCGACGACTCCGGCATCCCGATCGGCGACGGCCCGGTCACCGTCGACCTCTACGCCGACTTCCTCTGCCCCGCCTGCCGGCAGTTCGAACAGCAGGTCGGCCCGACCCTGGACCAGCTCGTCGAGGATGGCAGGATCACGCTCGTGTTCCACCCCGTCGCGATCCTCGACCGGCTCAGCGACGACGCGTACTCGACGCGGGCGTCGGCGGCGTCCGGCTGCGCGGCGGCCGGCGGCAAGTTCGAGGAGTACGCCGCCGCGCTCTACGAGCAGCAGCCGGCCGAGGGCGGCCCCGGGCTCAGCGAGGAGCAGCTGATCGCCATCGGCGGTGAGGTCGGGCTGGACACCGGCAGCTTCGGCCAGTGCGTCCGGGACGACACCTACGCCGGCTGGCCGGCCCACGTCACCGAGCAGGCCGGCCGGGCCGGGGTCAGCGGCACCCCGACCGTGATGGTCGACGGCGAGACCGTCGCATCGAGCGCCGAGGCCATCACCGCCGCCGTCGACGCGGCCGGCTGA
- a CDS encoding allantoate amidohydrolase has product MTGPAPVTAADPLVERFRAMWAQLADIGRDPGTGGYLRYAWSAAELTCREWFTTEAVRRGLAVRADGNGNLWADWVPSGVDPDAPAVVTGSHFDSVPHGGGYDGPLGIVSALLAVDELRDRGFTPARPVTVAAFVEEEGGRFGLACLGSRLLTGGVSAQYALALTDSDGVTVAEAMRAAGADPAAAGPDPDRLARIGVFVELHVEQGRALVDLGAPVGVASIIWPHGRWRLEFTGSGDHAGTTRMVDRRDPMLTCAHTVLAADAQARRLGAHATIGRISVRPNATNAIPAQVHAWLDARAADTTALATLVEAVGADAAARAQADGTSVAVVRESDSPPVAFDPDLTDRIAMAVGARRTGAVPVLPTGAVPVLPTAAGHDAGVLAGHVPTAMIFVRNPTGVSHAPDEHATDDDCAAGVRALAAALADLAGE; this is encoded by the coding sequence ATGACCGGCCCGGCCCCGGTGACCGCCGCTGATCCGCTGGTCGAACGGTTCCGGGCGATGTGGGCGCAGCTGGCCGACATCGGCCGTGACCCGGGCACCGGCGGCTACCTGCGCTACGCCTGGTCGGCGGCGGAGCTGACCTGCCGGGAGTGGTTCACCACCGAGGCGGTCCGACGCGGGCTTGCGGTGCGGGCCGACGGCAACGGCAACCTGTGGGCCGACTGGGTACCGTCTGGTGTGGACCCCGATGCCCCGGCGGTGGTGACCGGCAGCCACTTCGACTCGGTGCCGCACGGCGGCGGCTACGACGGGCCGCTGGGCATCGTGTCGGCGCTGCTCGCCGTCGACGAGCTGCGGGACCGTGGGTTCACCCCGGCCCGGCCGGTGACCGTCGCCGCGTTCGTCGAGGAGGAGGGGGGCCGGTTCGGCCTGGCCTGCCTCGGATCGCGGCTGCTCACCGGCGGCGTGTCTGCGCAGTACGCGCTGGCGCTGACCGACTCCGACGGGGTGACGGTGGCCGAGGCGATGCGGGCGGCCGGCGCCGACCCGGCGGCGGCCGGACCGGACCCGGACCGGCTGGCCAGGATCGGGGTCTTCGTCGAGCTGCACGTCGAGCAGGGCCGGGCGTTGGTCGACCTCGGCGCCCCGGTCGGGGTGGCCAGCATTATCTGGCCGCACGGCCGGTGGCGGCTGGAGTTCACCGGGTCCGGCGACCACGCCGGCACCACCCGGATGGTCGACCGCCGGGACCCGATGCTGACCTGCGCGCACACCGTACTCGCCGCCGATGCGCAGGCCCGCCGGCTGGGCGCGCACGCCACCATCGGCCGGATCTCGGTGCGGCCCAACGCCACCAACGCGATCCCGGCCCAGGTGCACGCCTGGCTGGACGCGCGGGCCGCCGACACCACCGCACTGGCCACGCTGGTCGAGGCGGTCGGGGCCGACGCGGCGGCCCGGGCACAGGCGGACGGTACGTCGGTGGCGGTGGTCCGCGAGTCGGACAGCCCGCCGGTCGCCTTCGACCCGGACCTGACCGACCGGATCGCCATGGCGGTGGGTGCGCGGCGGACCGGCGCGGTGCCGGTGCTGCCGACCGGCGCGGTGCCGGTGCTGCCAACCGCCGCCGGGCACGACGCCGGCGTCCTGGCCGGACACGTGCCGACGGCGATGATCTTCGTACGGAATCCGACCGGGGTGTCGCACGCCCCGGACGAGCACGCCACCGACGACGACTGCGCCGCCGGGGTGCGGGCCCTCGCCGCCGCGCTGGCCGACCTGGCCGGCGAATGA
- a CDS encoding GNAT family N-acetyltransferase, with the protein MIPPLSVRLGFVLDPPLVDELRERIIALWADATNAGGAVGFVAPVTVADVRPTAEAAFAGVAAGVDRLLVGHDDAGLAAFVFVTSNRFDLKEHWRVLKRVVVAPDRQGRGYGLALMAEAERVGRSMGLSALQVTIRDGHGLPAFYQRCGYREVGRLPGALRVADGDDRDEIIMWRELSGAPANWSAAD; encoded by the coding sequence ATGATTCCCCCGCTCTCCGTACGGCTGGGCTTCGTTCTTGATCCGCCGCTCGTCGACGAGCTGCGCGAGCGGATCATCGCGCTCTGGGCGGACGCGACCAACGCCGGCGGCGCGGTCGGGTTCGTCGCCCCGGTGACCGTCGCCGACGTGCGTCCGACCGCCGAGGCGGCGTTCGCCGGGGTCGCCGCCGGCGTCGACCGGCTGCTCGTCGGCCACGACGATGCCGGGCTGGCCGCGTTCGTCTTCGTCACCAGCAACCGGTTCGACCTCAAGGAGCACTGGCGGGTGCTCAAGCGGGTGGTGGTCGCACCGGACCGGCAGGGGCGCGGCTACGGGCTGGCCCTGATGGCCGAGGCGGAGCGGGTCGGCCGGTCGATGGGTCTGTCCGCGCTGCAGGTCACCATCCGCGACGGGCACGGGCTGCCGGCGTTCTACCAGCGGTGCGGCTACCGGGAGGTGGGCCGGCTGCCGGGCGCGCTGCGGGTCGCTGACGGCGACGACCGGGACGAGATAATCATGTGGCGGGAGCTGAGCGGCGCACCGGCGAACTGGTCAGCCGCAGACTGA
- a CDS encoding expansin EXLX1 family cellulose-binding protein, translated as MAGRSTWTGRTRWLAGGAAAAGAGLLGLLLAAQVGASPACAAPPVGGGTHQGKATFYDAQGQGGNCSFDSAPADRMYVALGPAEYADAAACGGHLDVTGPRGTVRVVVMDQCPECAVGHLDLSREAFARIADPVRGIVDISYRAVVDPPTGPLAVRVKEGSSQWWFAVRVTDHGNPLATVEARTGSEWRGLVRHDYNYWLADDGLGPGPYSLRVTDVYGNRATVPGVQLAPGRTQQTDVRLYGSGSGSSSGSGSSGSSSAVGGSGTDRSGDRSTAPPTSTAEPPSPGPTPTRSASPGPSPTAGAAGLGAAASPSTVPAAAPADPPSVCG; from the coding sequence TTGGCCGGCCGGTCAACCTGGACCGGCCGGACCCGCTGGCTGGCCGGCGGTGCGGCCGCGGCCGGGGCCGGCCTGCTCGGCCTGCTGCTGGCCGCCCAGGTCGGAGCCAGCCCGGCCTGTGCGGCACCACCTGTCGGCGGCGGCACCCATCAGGGCAAGGCCACCTTCTACGACGCGCAGGGGCAGGGCGGCAACTGCTCGTTCGACAGCGCCCCGGCAGACCGGATGTACGTCGCGCTCGGCCCGGCCGAGTACGCCGACGCCGCCGCGTGCGGCGGGCACCTCGACGTCACCGGTCCACGCGGCACCGTCCGCGTCGTCGTCATGGACCAGTGCCCGGAGTGCGCCGTCGGTCACCTCGACCTGTCCCGGGAGGCGTTCGCCCGGATCGCCGACCCGGTGCGGGGCATCGTCGACATCAGCTACCGGGCGGTGGTCGACCCGCCGACCGGGCCGCTCGCGGTGCGGGTCAAGGAGGGCTCGTCGCAGTGGTGGTTCGCGGTGCGGGTCACCGACCACGGCAACCCGCTCGCGACCGTCGAGGCCCGAACCGGATCGGAGTGGCGCGGACTTGTCCGGCACGACTACAACTACTGGCTCGCCGACGACGGGCTCGGCCCCGGCCCGTACTCCCTGCGGGTCACCGACGTGTACGGCAACCGGGCGACCGTGCCGGGGGTCCAGTTGGCCCCGGGGCGGACCCAGCAGACAGACGTGCGGCTGTACGGCAGCGGATCGGGTTCCAGCTCCGGCTCCGGGTCGTCCGGGTCGTCCTCGGCCGTCGGCGGCTCCGGTACCGACCGGTCCGGTGACCGGTCCACGGCGCCGCCTACGTCGACCGCCGAACCACCGTCGCCAGGTCCAACGCCCACCAGGTCGGCCTCGCCGGGTCCGTCGCCAACCGCCGGTGCAGCGGGTCTCGGCGCGGCCGCCAGCCCGTCGACGGTGCCGGCTGCGGCTCCTGCCGACCCGCCGTCAGTCTGCGGCTGA
- a CDS encoding PDGLE domain-containing protein, which produces MKRNTGFVLAGLFVSLLLAGVVSNFASGSPDGLDSASTQGCELDGEEIVGGACMGSGAQDHELADSPFADYGLTAVDNGFVGTAVAGAVGVLLTFAVAGGLFWLTRSRRPAAGTPAAEAAAIEAPAGGPKS; this is translated from the coding sequence ATGAAGCGCAACACCGGTTTCGTCCTGGCCGGTCTGTTCGTCTCGCTGCTGCTGGCCGGCGTGGTCAGCAACTTCGCCTCCGGCTCGCCCGACGGGCTGGACTCGGCGTCGACCCAGGGCTGCGAACTCGACGGCGAGGAGATCGTCGGCGGGGCCTGCATGGGCTCCGGCGCGCAGGACCACGAGCTGGCCGACAGCCCGTTCGCCGACTACGGCCTGACCGCCGTGGACAACGGTTTCGTCGGTACGGCGGTCGCCGGCGCGGTCGGGGTGCTACTCACCTTCGCGGTCGCCGGTGGGCTGTTCTGGCTGACCCGCAGCCGCCGGCCGGCTGCCGGGACACCGGCCGCCGAGGCAGCGGCCATCGAGGCGCCGGCCGGCGGACCGAAGAGCTGA
- a CDS encoding energy-coupling factor ABC transporter permease — protein MDPLALHIQNGVLNGPVAISYAVLAAVAFGYCMVRGRRDLDDRLAPMAGLVAAFIFAVQMLNFPVLPGVSGHLLGGALAALLVGPWVGALCVSIVLIVQALLFADGGVTAIGPNVTNMALVGTAAAYGLIFVLLRLLPRTPTGLAVTAFVASVVSVVAAALSFVLQYAIGGTTQLQEFGLGQVLALMTGTHVLIGVGEGLIAAVTVLTVARTRPDLVYALRGLRRPSTPSTPAAPTTTQPVSTGGAA, from the coding sequence GTGGACCCCCTCGCACTCCACATCCAGAACGGGGTGCTCAACGGCCCCGTAGCGATCAGCTACGCCGTGCTTGCCGCGGTGGCCTTCGGGTACTGCATGGTCCGCGGCCGCCGGGACCTCGACGACCGGCTCGCCCCGATGGCCGGCCTGGTCGCCGCGTTCATCTTCGCCGTCCAGATGCTCAACTTCCCGGTGCTGCCCGGGGTCAGCGGCCACCTGCTCGGCGGCGCGCTGGCCGCGCTGCTGGTCGGCCCGTGGGTCGGCGCGCTCTGCGTGTCGATCGTGCTTATCGTGCAGGCACTGCTGTTCGCCGATGGCGGGGTCACCGCGATCGGCCCGAACGTCACCAACATGGCGCTGGTCGGCACCGCCGCCGCGTACGGGCTGATCTTCGTCCTGCTGCGGCTACTGCCGCGTACCCCGACCGGGCTGGCGGTCACCGCGTTCGTCGCGTCGGTGGTCAGTGTGGTCGCCGCCGCGTTGAGCTTCGTGCTGCAGTACGCCATCGGCGGCACCACGCAGCTGCAGGAGTTCGGCCTCGGTCAGGTGCTGGCCCTGATGACCGGCACCCACGTCCTGATCGGCGTGGGTGAGGGGTTGATCGCCGCGGTCACCGTGCTGACCGTCGCCCGGACGCGCCCGGACCTGGTGTACGCCCTGCGCGGACTGCGCCGCCCGAGCACGCCGAGCACACCGGCCGCTCCCACCACCACCCAGCCCGTGTCCACCGGAGGTGCCGCATGA
- a CDS encoding MurR/RpiR family transcriptional regulator → MNDSEVVPAASAERVLDLFTGVRLTPTQRRIAHSLVQHAGSAAFLSAAEVAELARVSQPSVTRFAMALGYDGYPALRRRLREFAVNPAGTGQAGGAAGLPAPRGESRRGGRRAYAADNEMQRAVRAEARHLSTLADQLGDRDRLTAAGTLLAGSTPLPVLGLRAAAPLATYFGFFAAKVRPDVRVLDSGGSLLPERLEQTREAGATALLAIVLPRYPREAVDALVEARAVGLAVVLITDSLLSPAAEHADLVLPAPVGDQLVFDLHAAPMALAMVLLQAICDAAPGEAQRRLEQFERSAAQRNVFIG, encoded by the coding sequence GTGAATGACAGCGAGGTCGTCCCGGCCGCTTCGGCCGAACGGGTGCTCGACCTGTTCACCGGTGTCCGCCTCACCCCCACCCAACGACGGATCGCACACAGCCTGGTGCAGCACGCCGGCTCCGCCGCGTTCCTGTCCGCCGCCGAGGTCGCCGAGCTGGCCCGGGTCAGCCAGCCGTCGGTCACCCGGTTCGCGATGGCGCTCGGCTACGACGGCTACCCGGCGCTGCGCCGCCGGCTACGGGAGTTCGCCGTCAACCCGGCTGGCACCGGCCAGGCCGGCGGCGCGGCCGGCCTGCCGGCACCGCGCGGCGAGTCCCGGCGCGGCGGGCGGCGGGCCTACGCCGCCGACAACGAGATGCAGCGCGCGGTACGCGCCGAGGCCCGGCATCTGAGCACGCTCGCCGACCAGCTGGGTGATCGGGACCGACTCACCGCCGCCGGCACCCTGCTGGCCGGCAGCACCCCGCTGCCGGTACTGGGACTGCGGGCCGCCGCACCACTGGCCACCTACTTCGGATTCTTCGCCGCCAAGGTCCGCCCCGACGTACGGGTGCTCGACAGCGGCGGCAGCCTGCTTCCGGAGCGCCTGGAGCAGACCCGGGAGGCCGGCGCGACCGCGTTGCTGGCCATCGTGCTGCCCCGCTACCCCCGGGAGGCCGTCGACGCGCTGGTCGAGGCGCGCGCCGTCGGCCTGGCCGTGGTGCTGATCACCGACTCCCTACTGAGCCCGGCCGCCGAACACGCCGACCTGGTGCTGCCCGCCCCGGTCGGCGACCAGCTGGTGTTCGACCTGCACGCCGCGCCGATGGCGTTGGCGATGGTGCTGTTGCAGGCGATCTGCGACGCGGCACCGGGTGAGGCACAGCGCCGGCTGGAGCAGTTCGAGCGCTCCGCCGCCCAGCGCAACGTCTTCATCGGCTGA